One Bradyrhizobium zhanjiangense DNA segment encodes these proteins:
- a CDS encoding replication-associated recombination protein A: MSPKRPQETPTLFAAAGLDHDAPHPLPDRLRPRALSEVVGQDHILGSDGALTRMLETRTLGSLIFWGPPGTGKTTVARLLADATDLHFEQISAVFSGVADLKRAFDAARSRREMGKGTLLFVDEVHRFNRAQQDSFLPVMEDGTVVMVGATTENPSFELNAALLSRARVLVFRSLDAAAIEKLFAHAEEVEGRKLPLDAEARAVLVRMADGDGRASLTLAEEVWRAARKDEIFNAAQLQEILQRRAPIYDKSADGHYNLISALHKSVRGSDPDAALYYLARMLDAGEDPLFLARRVVRMAVEDIGLADPQALVIANAAKDAFDFLGHPEGELAIAQAVVYLATAPKSNAVYTAFGTAMQVAKQAGSLLPPKHILNSPTRLMKSEGYGSGYEYDHDAPDAFSGQDYFPEALGRQTFYDPPERGFEREIRKRLDYWAKLRKERGG; encoded by the coding sequence ATGAGTCCGAAGCGACCACAGGAGACGCCAACCCTCTTCGCCGCGGCGGGGCTCGATCATGATGCTCCGCATCCGCTGCCGGATCGGCTGCGTCCGCGCGCCTTGTCGGAGGTCGTCGGCCAGGACCACATCCTCGGTTCCGACGGTGCGCTGACGCGCATGCTGGAAACGCGCACGCTCGGCTCACTCATCTTCTGGGGGCCGCCCGGCACCGGCAAGACCACGGTGGCGCGGCTGTTGGCGGATGCGACCGATCTGCATTTCGAGCAGATTTCCGCGGTATTCTCCGGCGTCGCCGACTTGAAGAGGGCGTTCGATGCCGCGCGGTCCCGCCGGGAGATGGGTAAGGGCACGCTGCTGTTCGTCGATGAGGTGCATCGCTTCAATCGCGCCCAGCAGGATTCGTTTCTGCCCGTGATGGAAGACGGCACGGTGGTCATGGTCGGCGCCACCACCGAGAATCCGTCGTTCGAGCTCAACGCGGCGCTTCTGTCGCGCGCGCGTGTGCTGGTGTTTCGCTCGCTCGACGCGGCCGCGATCGAAAAGCTGTTCGCGCATGCCGAGGAGGTCGAGGGCCGCAAGCTGCCGCTCGATGCCGAGGCGCGCGCGGTGCTGGTGCGCATGGCCGATGGCGACGGCCGCGCCTCGTTGACGCTCGCCGAGGAAGTCTGGCGCGCCGCGCGCAAGGACGAGATCTTCAACGCCGCGCAGTTGCAGGAGATTTTGCAACGCCGCGCCCCGATCTACGACAAGTCGGCCGACGGCCATTACAACCTGATCTCGGCGCTGCATAAGTCGGTGCGCGGCTCCGATCCCGATGCCGCGCTGTATTACCTCGCGCGCATGCTCGATGCCGGCGAGGATCCGTTGTTCCTGGCCCGCCGCGTCGTGCGTATGGCGGTCGAGGACATCGGTCTTGCCGATCCGCAGGCGCTGGTCATCGCCAACGCCGCCAAGGATGCTTTCGACTTTCTGGGTCACCCAGAGGGCGAGCTCGCCATCGCGCAGGCCGTGGTCTACCTCGCCACCGCGCCGAAATCGAACGCGGTCTATACCGCCTTCGGCACGGCGATGCAGGTGGCAAAGCAGGCCGGCTCGCTGCTGCCGCCCAAGCACATCCTCAATTCCCCGACCAGGCTGATGAAGTCCGAAGGCTACGGCTCCGGCTACGAATACGACCACGACGCGCCGGATGCCTTTTCAGGCCAGGACTATTTCCCGGAAGCCCTCGGCCGCCAGACCTTTTACGACCCGCCCGAGCGCGGTTTCGAGCGCGAGATCAGGAAGCGGCTGGATTACTGGGCCAAGCTGCGCAAGGAGCGGGGCGGCTGA
- a CDS encoding DegQ family serine endoprotease: MFRSTWTAVATALCIAFSAHFNPTAAQDRRVPSSPAELRLSYAPIVQRVQPAVVNVYAAKVVQNRNPLLDDPIFRRFFGVPGQQPEQMQRSLGSGVIVDASGLVVTNVHVIEGADQVKVSLSDKREFEAEILLKDSRTDLAVLRLKDTKEKFPTLDFTNSDELLVGDVVLAIGNPFGVGQTVTHGIISALARTQVGITDYQFFIQTDAAINPGNSGGALVDMSGRLAGINTAIYSRSGGSQGIGFAIPANMVRVVVASAKSGGKAVKRPWLGARLQAVTPEIAESLGLRSPTGALVASVVPNGPAAKAGLKSSDLITGIDGQTVDDPNAFDYRFATRPLGGTAQIDVQRGSKPVKLTVALETAPDTGRNELVVTARSPFQGAKVSTITPAVADELHLDADTDGVVITDIGGDTAAASVGFQKGDVILAVNNQKISKTGDLEKAAGERPRIWRITLVRGGQQINVTLGG; encoded by the coding sequence ATGTTTCGATCGACCTGGACCGCCGTCGCCACGGCCTTGTGCATAGCGTTTTCAGCCCATTTCAATCCGACTGCTGCGCAGGACCGCCGGGTCCCGTCGTCGCCGGCCGAGTTGCGGCTGTCCTATGCACCGATCGTGCAGCGTGTGCAGCCGGCCGTCGTCAACGTCTATGCCGCCAAGGTGGTGCAGAACCGCAATCCGCTGCTCGACGATCCGATCTTCCGCCGCTTCTTCGGCGTGCCGGGCCAGCAGCCCGAGCAGATGCAGCGTTCGCTCGGCTCCGGCGTCATCGTCGATGCCTCCGGCCTCGTCGTCACCAACGTCCATGTGATCGAGGGCGCGGACCAGGTAAAAGTGTCATTGTCGGACAAGCGCGAGTTCGAAGCCGAGATCCTGCTGAAGGATTCCCGCACCGATCTCGCCGTGCTTCGCCTGAAGGACACCAAGGAGAAATTCCCGACCCTCGACTTCACCAATTCCGACGAATTGCTGGTCGGTGACGTCGTGCTCGCCATCGGCAATCCCTTCGGCGTCGGCCAGACCGTGACCCACGGCATCATCTCGGCGCTCGCGCGGACGCAGGTCGGCATCACCGACTACCAGTTCTTCATCCAGACTGATGCGGCGATCAATCCCGGCAATTCCGGCGGCGCCCTGGTCGACATGAGCGGCAGGCTCGCCGGCATCAACACCGCGATCTATTCGCGCTCCGGCGGCTCGCAAGGAATCGGCTTTGCCATTCCCGCCAACATGGTGCGCGTCGTCGTCGCTTCCGCCAAGAGCGGCGGCAAGGCGGTGAAGCGGCCGTGGCTGGGGGCGAGGTTGCAGGCGGTGACGCCCGAGATCGCCGAAAGCCTCGGCCTGCGCTCGCCGACGGGTGCGCTGGTCGCAAGCGTGGTGCCGAATGGACCCGCGGCGAAGGCCGGCCTGAAATCCTCCGACCTCATCACTGGGATCGACGGCCAGACCGTGGATGATCCCAACGCCTTCGATTACCGCTTCGCGACCCGTCCGCTCGGCGGCACCGCGCAGATCGACGTGCAGCGCGGCAGCAAGCCGGTCAAGCTGACGGTGGCACTTGAGACCGCGCCGGACACCGGCCGCAACGAGCTCGTCGTCACCGCGCGCTCGCCGTTCCAGGGCGCGAAGGTCTCGACCATCACGCCGGCCGTCGCCGACGAGCTGCATCTGGATGCCGACACCGACGGCGTCGTGATCACCGATATCGGCGGCGATACCGCGGCTGCAAGTGTCGGCTTCCAGAAGGGCGACGTCATCCTGGCGGTCAACAACCAGAAGATCAGCAAGACCGGCGACCTCGAGAAGGCCGCGGGTGAACGGCCCCGAATCTGGCGCATCACGCTGGTGCGCGGTGGCCAGCAGATCAACGTCACGCTGGGCGGATGA
- a CDS encoding RluA family pseudouridine synthase translates to MSRRIKRTNQEPRSRDQRKEARPFKARSAKKAGPRPGGKPGAKPPRFAGERAERRAPKAAIEKPTPAKPVEALLPTKVQTVTVTADENNMRVDRFLEARFPGLSFSHIQRVVRKGELRVDGKRVDSKDRLEEGQSVRIPPLKLDTPKTAGPLSEAAQKTLAALKEMTIWEDDDVLVLNKPAGLAVQGGSGMTRHIDQMLEVMRDSKGQKPRLVHRIDRETSGCLLIAKTRFAASHLTGAFRSRSARKVYWALVPGLPKPKQGRISTFLAKEEGEDDTIMRIAQHGDEGASHAVTYYAMVETAGNKLTWVSLKPVTGRTHQLRAHMAHIGHPIIGDPKYFNIENWELPGGLQNRLHLLARRIVIPHPRGGVIDATAPLPPHMQQSWNLLGLDASRFDPIENAPEE, encoded by the coding sequence ATGAGCCGCCGCATCAAGAGAACCAACCAAGAGCCCCGTTCGCGTGATCAGCGCAAGGAGGCGCGCCCGTTCAAGGCGCGCAGCGCGAAGAAGGCCGGACCGCGTCCGGGTGGTAAGCCCGGTGCCAAGCCGCCGCGCTTTGCGGGCGAGCGCGCCGAGCGGCGTGCGCCCAAGGCCGCAATAGAAAAGCCCACGCCGGCAAAGCCCGTCGAGGCATTGCTGCCGACCAAGGTGCAGACCGTCACCGTGACGGCCGACGAGAACAACATGCGTGTCGACCGTTTTCTCGAAGCGCGCTTTCCCGGTCTGTCGTTCTCCCACATCCAGCGTGTCGTGCGCAAAGGCGAGCTGCGTGTCGACGGCAAGCGCGTCGACAGCAAGGATCGCCTGGAGGAGGGGCAGAGCGTCCGCATTCCGCCGCTCAAGCTCGACACGCCGAAGACGGCCGGCCCGCTGTCGGAAGCCGCGCAGAAGACGCTTGCTGCGCTGAAGGAGATGACCATCTGGGAGGACGATGACGTGCTCGTCCTCAACAAGCCCGCCGGCCTTGCGGTGCAGGGCGGCTCGGGCATGACGCGCCACATCGACCAGATGCTCGAGGTGATGCGCGATTCCAAGGGCCAGAAGCCGCGCCTCGTGCACCGTATCGACAGGGAGACGTCGGGCTGTCTCTTGATCGCCAAGACGCGCTTTGCCGCCTCGCATTTGACCGGCGCGTTCCGGTCGCGCTCGGCACGAAAGGTCTATTGGGCGCTGGTGCCGGGCCTGCCGAAACCGAAGCAGGGCCGCATCTCGACCTTCCTCGCGAAGGAGGAGGGCGAGGACGATACCATCATGCGCATCGCCCAGCATGGCGACGAGGGCGCCAGCCACGCGGTGACGTACTATGCGATGGTCGAGACCGCCGGCAACAAGCTGACCTGGGTGTCGCTGAAGCCCGTGACGGGCCGCACCCATCAACTCCGTGCCCATATGGCCCATATCGGCCATCCCATCATTGGCGATCCCAAATATTTCAACATCGAGAACTGGGAGCTGCCGGGCGGCTTGCAAAACCGGCTGCATCTCCTGGCACGCCGGATCGTCATCCCGCATCCACGCGGCGGCGTGATCGACGCCACCGCGCCGCTGCCGCCACATATGCAGCAATCGTGGAATCTGCTCGGGCTCGATGCAAGCCGGTTTGATCCGATCGAGAACGCGCCGGAGGAGTAG
- a CDS encoding flagellar hook-length control protein FliK yields the protein MPTPISSIVPVSAAGSVADATTPDLVLQAGSVVDAKVVSLLADNLVRIAIANLSMDVMSEVVLTPGQNLQLAVSQNDGTIRLAVVGGTGGAASDQITLTPAAASLVESPPLAPSASAARNTLTLLEQVAVTVASAEAVTRQGSQAPLFANLAAVVTSSDLPAGLKQAVLDVLAQQTPLNAGLDGGDIESAFQKSGLFLEASLAAGAPPSSGAVPDLKAALLVLRQTLTTIETAAPPTQGAMIPTGATATPQVVAAPAQAAGEATQAALPSTEPEIAQPLQPPRSANPTAAGLADIAGGAAQAAMPRTMSPGLAASLLQEMTQNLPRMIGNMPGSNKAVPDGHIFEAATHATTPPPFRGALPAPQSIAAPSLAPDTPLAATMHRLLDDTDAAIARQTLLQVASLPDRTDASGHRIDPVVPQWNFEIPFATTQGTAMAQFEISRDGGNESADPARRAWRARFSLNVEPAGPVHALITLNGDKTFVRMWAERPATAQQLRAGVGELSQALSRAELKPGDIIVRDGTPPQATQARAGHFLDRAT from the coding sequence ATGCCGACGCCGATAAGCTCGATCGTTCCTGTCAGTGCCGCCGGCTCTGTGGCTGATGCGACGACGCCCGATCTCGTGCTTCAGGCCGGCAGCGTCGTCGACGCCAAAGTGGTCAGCCTGCTCGCGGACAATCTGGTGCGGATCGCGATCGCGAACCTCTCGATGGACGTGATGTCGGAAGTGGTGCTGACACCGGGGCAGAATCTCCAGCTCGCGGTGTCGCAAAACGACGGCACCATCCGGCTCGCGGTCGTCGGCGGGACAGGCGGGGCGGCGTCCGATCAGATTACGCTGACGCCGGCTGCGGCCTCGCTGGTGGAGAGCCCGCCGCTCGCGCCGTCCGCGAGCGCGGCGCGCAATACGTTGACTCTGCTGGAGCAAGTCGCCGTCACCGTGGCGTCCGCCGAGGCCGTGACCAGGCAAGGCAGCCAGGCGCCGCTGTTTGCCAATCTCGCAGCGGTCGTCACCAGCAGCGATTTGCCGGCGGGGCTGAAGCAGGCCGTGCTGGACGTGCTGGCGCAGCAGACGCCGCTCAACGCCGGGCTCGATGGCGGCGATATTGAATCCGCCTTCCAGAAATCGGGGCTGTTCCTCGAGGCTTCGCTGGCCGCCGGCGCGCCCCCGTCATCCGGTGCAGTGCCGGATTTGAAAGCGGCGCTGCTGGTGTTGCGACAGACGCTGACCACGATTGAGACGGCCGCGCCGCCGACCCAGGGCGCCATGATTCCGACTGGCGCCACGGCGACACCGCAGGTCGTTGCCGCCCCGGCCCAGGCAGCAGGCGAGGCCACGCAGGCCGCATTGCCGTCAACCGAACCCGAAATCGCCCAACCGCTGCAACCGCCACGCAGCGCCAATCCCACGGCTGCGGGGCTCGCCGACATCGCTGGCGGCGCTGCACAGGCGGCGATGCCCAGGACCATGTCCCCAGGCCTTGCCGCCAGCCTCTTGCAGGAGATGACGCAAAACCTGCCGCGAATGATCGGCAACATGCCCGGCTCCAACAAGGCCGTGCCGGATGGCCACATCTTCGAGGCGGCCACCCACGCGACCACGCCACCGCCGTTCCGTGGCGCGCTGCCGGCGCCGCAGTCCATCGCCGCGCCATCGCTCGCGCCGGATACGCCGCTCGCTGCCACCATGCATCGTCTGCTCGACGATACTGATGCCGCGATCGCGCGGCAGACGCTGTTGCAAGTTGCCTCGCTCCCCGATCGCACCGACGCCAGCGGGCACCGCATCGATCCGGTCGTACCGCAGTGGAATTTCGAGATTCCGTTCGCGACGACGCAGGGCACCGCGATGGCGCAATTCGAGATCTCGCGCGATGGCGGTAATGAGTCCGCCGATCCCGCCAGGCGCGCCTGGCGCGCGCGCTTCTCGCTTAATGTCGAGCCGGCCGGCCCGGTGCATGCGCTGATCACACTGAACGGCGACAAGACCTTCGTGCGGATGTGGGCGGAGCGGCCGGCGACGGCACAGCAGCTCCGCGCCGGCGTCGGTGAGCTCAGCCAGGCATTGTCCAGAGCCGAGCTCAAGCCTGGTGATATCATCGTGCGCGACGGCACCCCGCCGCAGGCCACACAGGCTCGCGCCGGCCATTTCCTGGATCGCGCCACATGA
- a CDS encoding EscU/YscU/HrcU family type III secretion system export apparatus switch protein, translated as MSDPSKLAIALHYEKGTNAPVVVAKGKGTIGEKIVEIAKAHDIPIEENEVLAGALSKVELGEEIPPDLYKAVAEVLVFVLRLSRGR; from the coding sequence ATGAGCGACCCATCCAAGCTCGCGATTGCCCTGCATTATGAGAAGGGCACCAACGCCCCGGTTGTCGTCGCCAAGGGCAAGGGCACGATCGGCGAAAAGATCGTCGAGATCGCCAAGGCCCATGACATTCCGATCGAGGAGAACGAGGTTTTGGCCGGCGCACTCTCCAAGGTCGAGCTCGGCGAGGAGATCCCGCCGGACCTCTACAAGGCCGTCGCCGAAGTGCTGGTGTTCGTGCTGCGGCTGTCGCGGGGGCGCTGA
- a CDS encoding ATP12 family chaperone protein has translation MRELFEEAAGQPPPDPRESARASARTSPRKRFYKEAGAGEAEGGFAITLDGKPIRTPTGRQVVIPSRDLADAVAAEWAAQGETIDPVTMPLTRIANSVVEGVIDRVDLVSDDLAKYFETDLLFYRAGHPEGLVAREAAHWDPVLFWAAETLGAHFILSEGIMHVKQPDEALKAARAALPRDAWSVAALHVVTTLTGSALLALALAHGARDADQVWAAAHVDEDWNIDQWGVDEEAAARRATRLRDFEAAVAVLAAVKPQAAEGP, from the coding sequence ATGCGCGAATTGTTCGAAGAAGCTGCAGGGCAACCCCCGCCGGATCCGCGGGAATCGGCGCGCGCCTCCGCGCGCACGTCCCCGCGCAAGCGCTTCTACAAGGAGGCCGGCGCGGGCGAGGCCGAGGGCGGCTTCGCCATCACCCTCGACGGCAAGCCGATCCGCACGCCCACCGGGCGTCAGGTGGTGATCCCCTCGCGCGACCTCGCCGATGCGGTTGCTGCCGAATGGGCTGCGCAGGGCGAGACGATCGATCCCGTGACCATGCCGCTGACGCGGATCGCCAACAGCGTGGTCGAGGGTGTGATCGACCGGGTTGATCTCGTCAGCGACGATCTCGCAAAATACTTCGAGACTGACCTGCTGTTCTATCGCGCCGGCCACCCCGAAGGGCTGGTCGCCCGCGAGGCCGCACATTGGGACCCCGTGCTGTTCTGGGCCGCGGAGACGCTGGGCGCGCATTTCATCCTGTCCGAGGGCATCATGCATGTGAAGCAGCCGGACGAGGCGCTGAAGGCAGCCCGCGCCGCGCTGCCAAGAGATGCCTGGTCGGTCGCCGCGCTCCATGTGGTGACCACCCTGACCGGCTCGGCGCTGCTCGCGCTGGCGCTGGCCCATGGCGCGCGCGATGCTGACCAAGTCTGGGCCGCCGCCCATGTCGATGAGGACTGGAACATCGACCAATGGGGCGTGGACGAGGAAGCGGCCGCTCGCCGGGCCACGCGCCTGCGGGATTTCGAGGCCGCCGTGGCGGTCTTGGCCGCGGTGAAGCCGCAAGCGGCCGAAGGTCCTTAA